The following are encoded in a window of Armatimonadota bacterium genomic DNA:
- the queC gene encoding 7-cyano-7-deazaguanine synthase QueC, producing MDSCVTAAIAKTESDAVAMLHVSYGQRTARRELKAFRDIASHYAIPDSHRLECSLEHLTQIGGSSLTDHNIPVAPADLESTAIPASYVPFRNAHLLSIAVSWAEVLGATRVYIGAVFEDSSGYPDCRPAYFDAFNRVIEAGTAAGRIRVVTPIIHLSKQQIVELGVRLGAPLALSWSCYQREDAACGECDSCALRLRGFARAGLEDPLPYAVRADWAD from the coding sequence ATGGATAGCTGCGTCACGGCTGCTATCGCCAAAACAGAATCGGATGCTGTGGCGATGCTTCACGTCAGTTACGGACAGCGCACTGCAAGGCGCGAACTGAAGGCGTTTCGGGACATTGCCTCCCACTACGCAATCCCAGATTCGCATCGGTTGGAGTGCAGTCTGGAGCATCTGACACAAATCGGCGGGAGTAGTCTCACCGACCACAATATTCCGGTTGCACCGGCCGACCTGGAGAGCACCGCCATACCAGCCTCGTACGTACCATTCCGGAACGCCCATCTCTTGAGCATCGCCGTTTCGTGGGCCGAGGTGCTTGGCGCCACACGTGTGTACATCGGCGCCGTTTTCGAGGATAGCAGCGGATATCCCGATTGCCGGCCCGCCTATTTCGACGCGTTTAACCGGGTGATTGAAGCAGGTACTGCCGCCGGAAGGATCCGCGTGGTAACGCCGATTATTCACCTCTCCAAACAGCAGATCGTTGAACTGGGCGTCCGACTGGGGGCGCCACTGGCGCTGAGTTGGAGTTGTTACCAGCGAGAGGACGCTGCGTGCGGTGAATGCGACAGCTGTGCTTTGCGCTTGAGGGGTTTCGCGCGAGCCGGCCTTGAGGATCCGTTGCCCTATGCGGTACGCGCCGATTGGGCCGACTAA